The sequence GGCGTTCCTCGGCGAGCACGTGGCGAATCAGTTCGCCCTTATCGGTGCGGGTGCCGTCCAGCTCGCTGCCGTAGATGACCTTGAAATGGTGATCGAAGGCGAAATGCCGGGCAATCTCACGGGCAAATACCGATGGCTTGGAGGTGGCGACATACAGTGTCCGCCCTTGGCCGCGCAGGTGCTCGAGCAATTCCAGGACGCCTTCGAACAGTAGGTTCTCGTAGAGTCCCAGCGTCTGGAACCGCTCACGGTAGAAGCCCACCGCCTGCCACGCGCGCGTTTCGTCGAAGTCGTAGAACTGCATGAACGCCTGTAACAGCGGCGGGCCGATGAAGGGCTCAAGCTTGCCCAGGTCAGGCTCATCGATGTCCAGCTTGGCCAGCGCGTACTGGATGGACCGGGTGATGCCCTCGCGCGGGTCGGTAAGTGTGCCGTCGAGGTCGAACAGAAGGGTGGGCTGGTGCATGGATTGACTCGTCGAGATGTGGGCGTCTGGCTGGCTTGCGGCACTGGATGGCTTCAGGTGCCTTCGGCCATGTGCAGGTTCTTCAACTTCACGTAGTTGCCGGCGGTGTAGCTGAAAAAGCTGCGCTCCTTGTCGGTCAGTGGGCGTGCCTGTTTCACCGGGCTGCCGACGTACAGGTAGCCGCTGACCAGCGTCTTGCCTGGTGGCACCAGGCTGCCGGCACCGATGATCACCTCGTCCTGCACCACGGCGCCGTCCATCACGATCGAGCCCATGCCGACCAGGATGCGGCTGCCCAGCGTACAGCCGTGCAGGGTGACCTTGTGGCCCACGGTGACCTCGTCGCCAATGGTCAGCGGAAAACCGTCCGGGTTGAACGGGCCGGCATGAGTGATGTGCAGCACGCTGCCATCCTGGATGCTGGTCCGCGAGCCGATGCGGATGCGGTGCATGTCGCCGCGGACCACGGTCAGCGGCCATACCGAACTGTCTGCGCCGATTTCGATGTCGCCGATGAGTACCGCGCTGGGGTCGACGAACACCCGCTCTCCGAGTTTCGGGGTGTGATCCTGATAGGTGCGTATGTTCACGGGCATCTCCTGAGGTCGCAGCGGGGTCATCGGCGAGCGGCCGATACCGGACGGTAGCCTGCGCGATGATTAATTGACACGGCCGCCTGGCACGCCGGGGCGAAAGAATTCGCCTGGCGTGGCGCCGAATTGTTCGCGAAACGCGGCGATGAATGCCGATAACGATTCGTAGCCGCAGCCCAGCGCCACGTCGGTCACGCGTTCGCCGCGCTCCAGAGCGGGCAATGCGCTGAGTAGCCGCAGGCGCTGGCGCCAGGCGCGAAAGGTCAGCCCGGTTTCGCGCAGAAACAGCCGGCTCAACGTGCGTTCGGACACGTTCAACGTGCGGCTCCAGTCAGCCAGCCCTTCCTGGGAGTCGGGATGGGCCTGCAGACGCTTGCACAGCCGTTGCAGGCGCGGTTCGGCCGGCAACGGTAGCACCAGCTCGACTTCCGGTGCGCAGCCAAGCTGATCGAGTAGCACCTGCACCAGCCGACCCTCGGCGCCGTCTTCGGCATAGGCTTCGGGCAAGGTGCTGAAATGGCGGATCAACTCGCGCAGCAGGGGGCTCACTTGCAGTACACGGCAATGCGCCGGTGCATCGCCTGCCACGCTGCGATCGATGTACAGGCTGCGGATGCAGGTGTCCGGCGCGCAGAATACCTGGTGCGAGACCCCGGCGGGTATCCACACGGCGCGCAGCGGCGGCGCAATGAAGCGACCCATCTCGGTGCGCACTTCGAGTACCCCTTCTACCGCATGGGACAGCTGCACCCAGGGGTGGCTGTGGCGATAACCCAGCTTGAGATTGGGCGGTGAGTCGAGTTGTCCATAGACAGGGCGAGGAAGCCGTTCGAGTTCGCTAAGGCGCGCCATCAAGGCGAGACTGTGTCCGTTTGAAGACATTTCGTGCCTGCTTGGCGTTAGTCGGAAACTGGCGTCCACGTTAAGGTCCATTTTCGTTGCCCGCAAGCCCTGAGGAATTCGTAGATGGCCAAGCTCCGCATACTGTTCGACAACTTCACGCTCGCCCTGCTCGCGGTCATGGCGATCGCCACGGTGTTCCCGTGTGAAGGTCGGGGCGCGGTGTTCTTCGATTGGCTCACCACGCTGGCGATTGCGCTGC is a genomic window of Stutzerimonas stutzeri containing:
- a CDS encoding gamma carbonic anhydrase family protein yields the protein MNIRTYQDHTPKLGERVFVDPSAVLIGDIEIGADSSVWPLTVVRGDMHRIRIGSRTSIQDGSVLHITHAGPFNPDGFPLTIGDEVTVGHKVTLHGCTLGSRILVGMGSIVMDGAVVQDEVIIGAGSLVPPGKTLVSGYLYVGSPVKQARPLTDKERSFFSYTAGNYVKLKNLHMAEGT
- a CDS encoding HAD family hydrolase, whose product is MHQPTLLFDLDGTLTDPREGITRSIQYALAKLDIDEPDLGKLEPFIGPPLLQAFMQFYDFDETRAWQAVGFYRERFQTLGLYENLLFEGVLELLEHLRGQGRTLYVATSKPSVFAREIARHFAFDHHFKVIYGSELDGTRTDKGELIRHVLAEERLEPDQTLMIGDRKHDLIGAHRNGLRAAAVGYGFGSHAELMAESPAYYYATLAQLRDAFS
- a CDS encoding AraC family transcriptional regulator, producing MSSNGHSLALMARLSELERLPRPVYGQLDSPPNLKLGYRHSHPWVQLSHAVEGVLEVRTEMGRFIAPPLRAVWIPAGVSHQVFCAPDTCIRSLYIDRSVAGDAPAHCRVLQVSPLLRELIRHFSTLPEAYAEDGAEGRLVQVLLDQLGCAPEVELVLPLPAEPRLQRLCKRLQAHPDSQEGLADWSRTLNVSERTLSRLFLRETGLTFRAWRQRLRLLSALPALERGERVTDVALGCGYESLSAFIAAFREQFGATPGEFFRPGVPGGRVN